Part of the Sphaerochaeta associata genome is shown below.
CCATCACCGAGCCGGACACCTCAAACCTTGGCTCATGGGAAGCCGGCGGCCGGTATCGCACCTCCCTTGGAAACCTGGATATGGGCCTGTTGTACTTCAATGGACATCACTCGGATCCTGGATTCACCATTACAGCATTCGATTCAGTAACATTTTTGCCAACTTCTTTGAACTTGACCTATACCCGCTACCAACTCTTCGGCATGGAAGGCAGCCTGCTCTTCGACCCATTCACCCTTGCCCTTGAAGGAGGCTTCTTTCTCAGCGAAGACAAGGATGGAACTGACAGCAGTCTCTACAACAGCAGGTTCGCCTATCTTGCAGAGCTTTCCTATACTCACCCGGCAAGCTCGGCCTTCCTGGCCCTCGCCTATCAGGGCAGGTATATATTGGACTACAGCAGCGCAAACCCCGTTGATGTGGATTATCTGGCCTCCTACGATGGCAAGGCGTATGAGAACACCCTCTTGATGGTCGTGGAGTATCCGTTCATGCAACAACGGCTCACAGCCAGGGCCGCTGTCACCTACAACATCGAGAGCGAAGGGTATGCCGTCCTCACTTCTCTTTCCTATGCGCTTGAGGATAACCTGAGTGTATTTCTCAAGGGTACGGTGTATGGGGCTGCCGGCACCAAGAGCAGTCTGTACAAGAGTTGGGATGACAATGATTCGCTGCAGGTCGGCATGAAGGCATGGTTCTAGAGCGCCGGGTGTGATAGGATTCTCCAAGAGGGTCTCTATGGTGATTCTATCCGACATCCTGCTCTTCTTGACGACAGCCTTGGTAGTCTCGATTACCTGCTTGTGCGTGTTGCTTCGCGTTCGTATGAGTGATGCCTATACCGGCTCGTTTCTCACCGTGCTCACCCCGTTGAGTTTTCAGATGTGCCTGACTTTGTTGACCACCTACCTGAGCAGGGTTTTGGATGAGCAGCACCTGCTTTCACGTTTCTATGAGACCTATGCCCTGGGAGCGACCCTTCTCTCCGTATTGCTGACCACGCTCCTGCTTCTGATGTTCAGCAGGTACTTGATCAAGTTGATCAGGGCGACCGAGGAGCAGAAGCATCTGGGCAACCGCATTCTCACCCTTTTGATTCTTGTCTTTTTCATCCTCAGCCTCTACATCATTTTTGCAAAGAGCGGAGGAGACTGGATCAAGGCTTTGCACGACACCATGCGGTACCATTTCTTCAGTGCAAGCATGTTTCTGGTCATTCATGGAGTGCTGGGGTGCCTCTACGCTAAAAAAGCGACCACCTGGGAGGAGGAGCGGCTGCTGAAAGGCATCTGCTACACCTTCCTGCCCCTGATCATCCTGTTCCCTTTGGACATCCTTTTCTTCAGGCAGGTGGCATTCAAGCTTGTGTATCTCAGCTTCGCCGTCCTCTCGGTGTACTTGTACTACTTCATCAGCCGCCGTTACTTCCTCACCTATGAGATGACAAGCGGACTTCCTGATGCCAAGGTGAAGCAGCTTGGAGTCTCGGAACGGGAGGCACAGATCATCAACCTCCTGGTCGAGGGATTGAGCAATCAGGAGATTGCGAAGGAACTCTTCATCTCCCCCAATACCGTAAAGACCCACATCAAGAACATTTATACGAAACTGGGGGTGAGCAACCGCCTGCAGCTCTTCAATTTGTTGAAGCAGTAGCATCCTTGCAATTCTTGCACTGGCCGGTCAGAAAAAAGGTATGGTCGCTGACGGTGAAGCCATAGGCCTGTTCCCACCTTGCCAATTGTTCATCATATTGGCAGTCTCCAAGGTCTATGAACCGATGACAGGTCCGGCAGTGAAACCAGTGGTGATGCACACCATCCTCACAGCTTCGATAGCTGTAGTAACGCTCCGTGCCATGCTCGGTGCAGTGAAGAATGAATGAGTCGGCCATCCCTTTCTCCTCCAGGTAATGAAGGTTCCGATAGACGGTGGCCTGGTCGAACCGAATGGAGGGATGCTGCAGCAAGTGGGAAGCCGAGACCGGTTCATTGCTCATCCTCAGTACCTCAAGAAGTGCTTTTCGCGACTTGGTCATGGCCCCTCCTTCGCTTCGTAATGAGATTCCCTGCCGCCTTGCCTAAAAAGAAGGCTCCAGCGATGACAACCACCATTGCCCCCACCGGAACGTCGACGACCCAACCCACCGCCAAACCCGAAAAGGAGAAGAAGAAGGCATAGAGGGTGGCACCGACCATCATCGATGCCAGGTTCTTTGCTGTATAGCCGGCCGTCCCCGCCGGCAGGGTCAGCATGGCTATCACCATGACAATCCCTACGAATGTTTGTAAAAGCACCACCGCAACGGCGGTCACCGAGAGGATGATCAGAAATACCGAGCGGGTATGGATGCCCCGTACCTGGGCGAACTCCTCATCGAAGGCCGAAGCCTCGATCTGGGGGTAGAAGCGCCAGGCGAGAAAGACCACCACCACGTCAAGCAGAAGAAGCAACACCAAATCTTGATTGGAAATCAAGAGGATGTTGCCGAACAGGTAACTGGAGGGATCGGTGTATCCGGGAGTCTTTGCCATGAAGAGCACCCCGATGCTCATCCCGATCGCCCAAATGGCTTGGATGACGGTATCCTCGCGCTGCTTGGACTTCAGTGAGACCGTTCCTATGATAATTGCAGAGAGCAGGGCGAATACAACCGCACCCACCATCGGACTGAGGCCAGGAACCTTGCCGGTTGCACTAAGGTACAGGGCGATCCCGATTCCTCCCAGCACCGCGTGGCTGATCGCCCCGGCGAGGCCTGCAATGCGTTTGACGGTGACTACCGAGCCGAGCACCCCGAAGAGCACCGAAGAGAGCAGACCAGCCAGAAAGGCATTCCTGACAAAGGGAAAGTCGGCTGAGACCAATGCGCTGAAAAAGCTTGCAAGACTATCCATCAAGACCCTCCTTCTGGCACTGGTCGCCCGAAAGACGGACATCGTGGAGGATGCGCTTGGTCCCGTCTTCGTAGTCTTCCAACGCATGCTGCACCACGGTGCGGCCCACTTTTCCCTGCTTGTGGGCATCGATGCAGAACACCCGGTCGGTGAGGTCGGAAACTTGACGCATATCGTGAGTGACGATGAGAATCGTAGTCTCTCCCTTGAGGTTGGCCAGCGTGGCATAAAGCCTTCTCTCGCTCTCCTTGTCCATATTGGCAGCCGGTTCGTCGAGGATGAGCATGCTCGGCTTGGCACACAGCGCCCTTGCTACCAGGACACGGCGGCGCTGCCCGCCGCTCAGATCGCTGTAGGAGCGGGATGCCAGATGGGCGAGCTCTACTTGCTCCAGAGCCCATAGGGCTTGCTCCAGCTCCTGCTTGCGCTGGCCGCGTCCTGTCGATGCCACCATACCCATTCTGACAACTTCCTGCACCGTGATTGGGAATGTCGGGTCATAGGACGCGTGCTGAGGGACATAGCCGATGAGGCTGCTGCTCTTTTTTGGATTCTG
Proteins encoded:
- a CDS encoding helix-turn-helix domain-containing protein, with protein sequence MVILSDILLFLTTALVVSITCLCVLLRVRMSDAYTGSFLTVLTPLSFQMCLTLLTTYLSRVLDEQHLLSRFYETYALGATLLSVLLTTLLLLMFSRYLIKLIRATEEQKHLGNRILTLLILVFFILSLYIIFAKSGGDWIKALHDTMRYHFFSASMFLVIHGVLGCLYAKKATTWEEERLLKGICYTFLPLIILFPLDILFFRQVAFKLVYLSFAVLSVYLYYFISRRYFLTYEMTSGLPDAKVKQLGVSEREAQIINLLVEGLSNQEIAKELFISPNTVKTHIKNIYTKLGVSNRLQLFNLLKQ
- a CDS encoding Fur family transcriptional regulator, whose protein sequence is MTKSRKALLEVLRMSNEPVSASHLLQHPSIRFDQATVYRNLHYLEEKGMADSFILHCTEHGTERYYSYRSCEDGVHHHWFHCRTCHRFIDLGDCQYDEQLARWEQAYGFTVSDHTFFLTGQCKNCKDATASTN
- a CDS encoding metal ABC transporter permease; protein product: MDSLASFFSALVSADFPFVRNAFLAGLLSSVLFGVLGSVVTVKRIAGLAGAISHAVLGGIGIALYLSATGKVPGLSPMVGAVVFALLSAIIIGTVSLKSKQREDTVIQAIWAIGMSIGVLFMAKTPGYTDPSSYLFGNILLISNQDLVLLLLLDVVVVFLAWRFYPQIEASAFDEEFAQVRGIHTRSVFLIILSVTAVAVVLLQTFVGIVMVIAMLTLPAGTAGYTAKNLASMMVGATLYAFFFSFSGLAVGWVVDVPVGAMVVVIAGAFFLGKAAGNLITKRRRGHDQVAKSTS
- a CDS encoding metal ABC transporter ATP-binding protein, encoding MVDVPIALQFVSVSFSYPALDVLEDVSFHFHSGEFIALVGPNGSGKTTLLKLILGLEQPQKGAITLLGQNPKKSSSLIGYVPQHASYDPTFPITVQEVVRMGMVASTGRGQRKQELEQALWALEQVELAHLASRSYSDLSGGQRRRVLVARALCAKPSMLILDEPAANMDKESERRLYATLANLKGETTILIVTHDMRQVSDLTDRVFCIDAHKQGKVGRTVVQHALEDYEDGTKRILHDVRLSGDQCQKEGLDG